One Peptostreptococcus equinus genomic window carries:
- a CDS encoding site-2 protease family protein — protein MNLSFLNSISSFLVTLLAILFSLSIHEFGHAFVANLNGDPTAKNLGRMTINPIKHIDAIGMLMMFIIRFGWAKPVPVNTYNFKNYKIGNITVSLAGIFMNLLSAVIFANILQHIDSQLANDILMNLVIYNIAFASFNILPLPPLDGWNLIATFLPARTIDLLNQYSRYVFIVFVIMMFTNTFSLILNPIYFTFTRLVESLIIF, from the coding sequence ATGAATTTATCATTTTTAAATAGTATATCTAGTTTTTTAGTGACATTATTGGCTATATTATTTTCATTATCAATACATGAATTTGGTCACGCATTTGTGGCAAATTTAAACGGAGATCCAACTGCTAAAAATTTAGGAAGAATGACTATAAACCCAATAAAACATATTGATGCTATAGGGATGTTAATGATGTTTATAATTAGATTTGGATGGGCTAAACCTGTGCCAGTAAACACATATAATTTTAAAAATTATAAGATTGGTAATATTACAGTTTCTTTGGCTGGTATATTTATGAATTTATTATCTGCAGTGATTTTTGCCAATATTTTGCAACATATAGATAGTCAACTTGCAAATGATATACTAATGAATTTAGTTATATATAATATAGCTTTTGCGAGTTTTAATATACTTCCTTTACCGCCACTTGACGGTTGGAATTTGATAGCAACATTTTTGCCAGCTAGGACAATAGATTTATTAAATCAGTATTCTAGATATGTGTTTATTGTATTTGTAATAATGATGTTTACAAATACATTTTCTCTAATATTAAATCCAATTTATTTCACATTTACCAGACTAGTTGAGTCTTTGATTATTTTTTAG
- a CDS encoding MarR family winged helix-turn-helix transcriptional regulator produces MEDKELALLLLENFNLFDNLIKNVTGSGMKKIQKLTSKQFFTLEQIKKYEKIELKNLSKELYVSTSSLCILLNKLVDMGFVFREEDPKDRRNTFYGITKEGNEILEEEEDRISGILVSKMNSFDDKFKKNLEKSLSVLFKAAEKLY; encoded by the coding sequence ATGGAGGATAAGGAATTAGCACTTCTTTTACTTGAAAATTTTAACCTATTTGATAATTTAATTAAGAATGTTACTGGATCTGGTATGAAAAAAATACAGAAGCTAACATCTAAGCAATTTTTCACTTTAGAACAGATAAAGAAATATGAAAAGATTGAACTTAAGAATTTAAGTAAAGAACTTTATGTTTCAACATCAAGTCTATGCATATTGCTGAACAAGTTAGTTGATATGGGATTTGTATTTAGAGAAGAAGATCCTAAGGATAGAAGAAATACATTCTATGGAATTACAAAAGAAGGTAATGAAATTCTAGAGGAAGAAGAAGATAGGATATCAGGTATATTAGTATCAAAAATGAACAGCTTTGACGATAAGTTCAAAAAGAATCTTGAAAAGAGTCTTAGTGTACTATTTAAAGCTGCAGAGAAACTTTATTAA
- a CDS encoding SH3 domain-containing protein, whose amino-acid sequence MNAKIFLSSLAILPALGASALASTQYAVVNFEYVNVRTNPDINKGVSFILKKGDKVRILAENEGWTNIEYNNKNGWVQTNTLVIKQTSDTKTNYTLNDNIKIAYYENVSFRSEPDTKSRVLIELKKGQKLRVLEETSDWTKCEYEGQVGYVSSKMLIADKQLKNNEEVALEDSQMVNGISRSADINLETYKKTVDSYNSTGIEEYQAYLESEAKQNTMNSNSSLSFENKALDLKTANGTTTNILTVKSDRLYLRSNPTSLSKSLITLKKGDKVQYISNTNGWYKIKFNGLEGYASSHYLEGKINDSKNTPDGSVKYISMGMSLDQFVNMQMTNRRRNINTAISFQTYATKDDLMKIMNPRNFTDYAGMMQFAKLDQYTNCITATELNRYLSRYCPPGNVFYNKGQAFIDAARNNNINVLYLVAHSMVETGYGKSNLSRGIDYKGVKVYNLFGIGAVDGNARLGGAATAYKYGWTTIDKGIGGAAQWIANGYIHNQTYKQNTLYEMKWCKDYIWHQYATGIAWPSMIGKNMATIGTYSSSIKLMSYEVPQFR is encoded by the coding sequence TTGAACGCTAAAATATTTTTATCATCTTTAGCTATACTGCCAGCTCTTGGAGCAAGTGCTTTAGCGAGTACACAATATGCAGTTGTTAATTTTGAATATGTAAATGTAAGGACAAATCCCGATATAAATAAAGGTGTAAGTTTTATACTTAAAAAGGGAGATAAAGTCAGAATCCTAGCAGAAAATGAAGGATGGACAAATATTGAATATAATAATAAAAATGGTTGGGTGCAGACTAATACTTTAGTCATAAAGCAAACATCTGATACAAAAACAAACTATACTTTAAATGACAATATAAAAATTGCTTACTATGAAAATGTGAGTTTTAGAAGTGAGCCAGATACTAAATCAAGAGTATTAATCGAACTAAAAAAGGGTCAAAAATTAAGAGTTCTTGAAGAAACAAGTGATTGGACAAAATGCGAATATGAAGGTCAAGTAGGTTATGTATCTTCAAAAATGTTAATTGCTGACAAACAATTAAAAAATAATGAGGAAGTTGCTTTAGAGGATAGCCAAATGGTTAATGGTATTAGCAGAAGTGCTGATATAAATTTGGAAACTTATAAAAAGACAGTGGATTCTTATAATTCTACAGGTATAGAAGAGTATCAGGCTTATTTAGAAAGTGAAGCAAAACAAAATACAATGAACTCTAATTCTTCCCTATCTTTTGAAAATAAGGCACTTGATTTAAAAACTGCTAATGGAACAACTACTAATATTTTAACAGTTAAATCTGATAGATTATATTTAAGGTCAAATCCTACATCATTGAGTAAGTCACTGATTACTCTAAAAAAAGGAGATAAGGTACAATATATTTCTAATACAAATGGATGGTATAAAATAAAATTTAATGGTTTGGAAGGATATGCTTCTTCACATTATCTTGAAGGTAAAATTAATGATTCAAAGAATACTCCAGATGGTAGTGTAAAATATATATCTATGGGTATGTCATTAGATCAGTTTGTGAATATGCAGATGACTAATAGAAGAAGAAATATTAATACAGCAATTAGCTTTCAAACCTATGCAACTAAGGATGATTTAATGAAAATTATGAATCCAAGAAATTTTACTGACTATGCTGGTATGATGCAGTTTGCAAAATTAGATCAGTACACTAATTGTATTACAGCTACAGAGTTAAACAGGTATCTAAGTAGATATTGTCCTCCAGGAAATGTATTCTATAATAAAGGACAAGCTTTTATTGATGCAGCTAGAAATAATAACATAAATGTTTTATATTTAGTTGCACACTCTATGGTGGAAACTGGATATGGTAAGTCAAATTTATCTAGAGGAATAGATTATAAGGGAGTGAAAGTATATAATCTATTTGGTATTGGGGCTGTAGATGGCAATGCTAGACTAGGTGGGGCTGCTACAGCATACAAATATGGATGGACAACAATAGATAAAGGTATTGGTGGAGCTGCTCAATGGATTGCTAATGGATATATCCATAATCAAACTTACAAGCAAAATACACTATATGAAATGAAATGGTGTAAAGATTATATTTGGCATCAATATGCTACAGGTATTGCTTGGCCCTCAATGATTGGGAAGAACATGGCAACAATAGGAACATATTCTAGCTCAATAAAATTGATGAGCTATGAGGTGCCACAATTTAGATAA
- a CDS encoding metal-dependent hydrolase: MRGKSHLIIGTLSSLEIYLLLSPKIQLNTSTAICLGSAIFFSTFPDIDEANSNVLNKIVNKAKVKNLHKIITYILLILIFYLYSKTDNSLYIGIGFSIFIVGIINKKFTANFLRSFLMFIFLFILSISIYLISKNLPISLLVLVFSLLPLFSHRTLSHSLFIVILLFLALKYVEITFSIYGLSIMATSAYISHLICDSMTKMGIPLFFPISKKNYNISKLRVGTFLCNSVENIIIFILILIVLLTLSFLI; the protein is encoded by the coding sequence ATGAGAGGAAAATCACACCTAATAATAGGAACACTAAGCTCTTTAGAAATATATTTATTGCTTAGTCCAAAAATACAACTCAATACTTCTACTGCTATTTGTTTAGGTTCAGCCATTTTTTTCTCAACATTTCCAGATATAGATGAGGCAAATTCCAACGTCCTAAATAAAATTGTCAACAAAGCTAAAGTAAAAAATTTACACAAAATTATAACATATATTCTATTAATATTAATTTTTTATTTATATTCTAAGACTGATAATTCACTTTATATAGGTATAGGATTTTCTATTTTTATAGTAGGAATTATAAATAAAAAGTTTACAGCCAATTTTTTAAGATCATTTTTGATGTTTATATTTCTTTTTATTTTATCAATTTCTATATATTTAATATCAAAAAATTTACCAATTTCCTTATTGGTACTAGTTTTTTCCTTGCTACCACTATTTAGCCATAGAACTCTTTCGCACTCATTGTTTATAGTTATTTTGCTATTTTTAGCTCTTAAATATGTGGAGATTACTTTTTCTATATATGGATTATCAATTATGGCCACGAGTGCATATATAAGTCATTTGATATGTGATTCTATGACGAAAATGGGAATACCATTATTTTTCCCAATATCAAAAAAAAATTACAATATCAGTAAATTAAGGGTTGGAACATTTTTATGCAATAGTGTAGAAAATATAATTATTTTTATATTAATATTAATTGTATTACTTACTTTAAGTTTTTTAATATAA
- a CDS encoding Fur family transcriptional regulator, producing the protein MENTMKLLKEKLKATGFKITPQRRAIIEVLIENENSHLSSEEIYDKVRVNCPEIGLATVYRTMQLLDDINGISKLNLDDGCIRYEINVEGEDTHHHHHLICKECGKIIEVKEDLLDDIERTIEKSYNFKIKNHDLKFYGICGDCLDAGKK; encoded by the coding sequence ATGGAAAATACAATGAAACTATTAAAGGAAAAACTTAAAGCTACTGGCTTTAAAATAACACCTCAGAGAAGAGCTATTATTGAAGTTCTTATCGAAAATGAAAATTCTCATTTAAGTAGTGAAGAAATTTATGATAAAGTTCGTGTTAACTGTCCAGAAATTGGCTTAGCTACTGTTTATAGAACTATGCAGCTACTTGATGATATTAATGGAATTTCTAAATTGAATTTGGATGATGGATGTATTAGATATGAAATAAATGTCGAAGGAGAAGATACACATCACCACCATCACTTGATATGTAAAGAGTGTGGTAAAATAATTGAAGTAAAAGAAGATTTGCTAGATGATATAGAAAGAACAATAGAAAAATCTTACAATTTCAAAATTAAGAATCATGATTTAAAGTTCTATGGAATCTGTGGTGACTGCTTAGACGCAGGTAAAAAATAA
- the scpB gene encoding SMC-Scp complex subunit ScpB encodes MRRSDIKNIIEAIMFSYAEPVSIEELNLAINEELSPKEIEYMLNLLIEEYKENNRGIQIIKLNNRYQMTSNSIYSDYIRRIVRPNKKRPLNQATFESLVIIAYKQPITKNDLEEIRGVKCDKVLKTLLDNNLIFEAGRLEKTGKPIIYKTTDEFLKILNIESIHQLPDYKL; translated from the coding sequence ATGAGGAGAAGTGATATCAAAAATATAATTGAAGCTATTATGTTTTCTTATGCTGAACCAGTATCTATAGAAGAACTTAACTTAGCTATAAATGAAGAGTTATCACCAAAAGAAATTGAATATATGCTAAATCTCTTAATAGAGGAATATAAAGAAAATAATAGAGGGATACAAATTATAAAACTAAACAATAGATATCAAATGACTTCTAATTCTATATATAGTGATTATATTAGAAGAATTGTAAGACCAAATAAGAAGAGACCTCTTAACCAAGCTACTTTTGAATCTTTGGTTATAATAGCTTATAAGCAACCCATTACAAAAAATGACTTGGAAGAAATTAGGGGTGTAAAATGCGATAAAGTACTTAAAACTTTATTAGACAATAATCTTATATTTGAAGCAGGAAGATTAGAAAAAACCGGTAAACCAATAATATATAAAACAACTGATGAATTCTTAAAAATATTAAATATAGAGAGTATTCATCAATTACCAGATTATAAATTGTAA
- a CDS encoding DEAD/DEAH box helicase, producing the protein MKIKMDSIEQEYFLFSKNIENAKKRYKDFKFYIMKLKIEKINDDNILIKARTAIDNIDNITSLYVNTRGDYISGTCTCSQHNHMEPCWHVWMLARYIKDGDFDYPYEFNAISSENIVEFNRHIKEIENLNENISNTEIWLENLIKEETTKVILEEKNLKVNIKAKLSVYKTQTNTNSYLKFTIGNDRDYMIKDIISFINSYKNKRIIKFGKNLSVYMTEESFDKKSIDLIKIIANNPYNIENDRFYIDHNNIEELKSVFSKNESNNSENFFIKSGISLSLKLEKINENYKIKLEASLRDRLNKYVLLKDNLIISDQSIYYISKEDNRIIYDNLSNFDAKISRDIIYNERVFSKENLVDFSNYIDRKLKNIIVPNSFISLNTNNNSNIELYCDLADDDSVLLQFKSNKFSKNKLISIINVFQVLNIDGYENLNKYLDKNINVNRINESILISKEKEIDKFMEEALAVLSNFSDIYLSESMKNFNNPKKLKFAFGVRRKNNFLELDIDAENIDKDEIYGILSQYRKKKKFFKLKNGQRILIDKDELAKLDNILSDFYIKDKDLKKDIIKLDNYRIFQIDNLKKKFDVNIDKNIEDKINANIKYKINPKFKNILRNYQVDGVKWLLKLRYMELNGILADDMGLGKSLQTIAYLGSVKRTKPSIIVCPASLIFNWKNEFEKFNKEEIILPIHGSKEERDIEISSIDSQIVITSYDYLKRDIDLYEKIEFDTIIIDEAQYIKNHNTKASHSIKRLKSKYKIALTGTPIENSLSELWSIFDFIMRGYLFKYDYFTKRYERPIVLDKNEDLSSRLKYMVEPFILRRLKCQVLNELPEKIENNLYIDMSQKERDLYKANLFQLSTQIASNTDSKGNKLQILSMLTRLRQICIDPRLLYSNINKNSSKIQACMELVKQCIENNKKIILFSTFTSVLDLIIDECEKKNIDYLLLTGSTNKSDRKKNVDLFQEGNIPLFLISLKAGGTGLNLTEASVVIHIDPWWNVSAQNQATDRAYRIGQRNKVQVYNLITKNTIEEKILKMQANKKEISDNFIESSFGSFYKMNTDELMDLFTME; encoded by the coding sequence ATGAAAATAAAGATGGATAGCATAGAGCAAGAATACTTTCTTTTCTCTAAAAATATAGAAAATGCAAAAAAACGTTATAAAGATTTTAAATTTTATATAATGAAACTTAAAATAGAAAAAATAAATGATGATAATATACTAATTAAGGCTAGAACAGCAATCGATAATATAGATAATATTACAAGTTTATATGTGAATACAAGAGGTGATTATATTAGTGGTACTTGTACATGCTCACAACACAATCATATGGAGCCATGTTGGCATGTTTGGATGTTGGCAAGGTACATAAAGGATGGTGACTTTGATTATCCATATGAATTTAATGCTATAAGTAGCGAAAATATAGTTGAATTTAATAGGCATATTAAAGAAATAGAAAATTTAAATGAAAATATTTCTAACACAGAAATTTGGTTAGAAAATTTAATAAAGGAAGAAACCACTAAAGTAATTTTAGAAGAAAAAAATTTAAAAGTTAATATTAAAGCCAAATTATCAGTCTATAAGACTCAGACAAATACTAATTCCTATCTAAAGTTTACAATTGGAAATGACAGAGACTATATGATTAAGGATATAATTTCATTTATAAATTCTTATAAAAACAAGCGCATAATAAAGTTTGGAAAAAATCTAAGTGTTTATATGACAGAAGAAAGTTTTGATAAAAAAAGTATAGATTTGATAAAAATTATAGCTAATAATCCTTACAATATTGAAAATGATAGGTTTTATATTGATCATAATAATATTGAAGAACTAAAAAGTGTATTTTCAAAAAATGAATCTAATAATAGTGAAAATTTTTTTATTAAGTCGGGTATTTCACTTAGTTTAAAGCTAGAAAAGATAAATGAAAATTATAAAATAAAATTGGAAGCATCTTTAAGAGATAGGTTAAATAAATATGTATTGTTAAAAGATAATCTTATTATATCAGATCAAAGTATTTATTATATATCTAAAGAAGATAATAGGATAATATATGATAATTTGTCTAATTTCGATGCAAAAATTTCTAGAGATATAATATATAATGAACGTGTTTTTTCTAAGGAGAATTTGGTTGATTTTTCAAATTATATAGATAGGAAATTAAAAAACATAATTGTGCCAAATAGTTTTATATCTCTTAATACTAATAACAACAGTAATATAGAGTTATATTGTGATTTAGCAGATGATGATAGTGTACTTTTACAATTTAAGTCAAATAAATTTTCAAAAAACAAACTAATTTCTATAATTAATGTTTTTCAGGTACTAAACATTGATGGGTATGAAAATTTAAATAAATATTTAGACAAAAATATAAATGTAAATAGAATTAATGAATCTATACTAATAAGTAAAGAAAAAGAAATAGATAAATTTATGGAAGAAGCATTAGCAGTTTTAAGTAATTTCTCTGATATATATCTTAGCGAGAGTATGAAAAATTTTAATAACCCTAAAAAATTAAAGTTTGCTTTTGGTGTGAGACGAAAAAATAATTTCTTGGAATTGGATATTGATGCAGAAAATATAGATAAAGATGAAATATACGGAATTCTAAGTCAATATAGAAAAAAGAAGAAATTTTTTAAGTTAAAAAATGGACAAAGAATTTTGATTGATAAAGATGAGTTAGCAAAATTAGATAATATATTAAGTGACTTTTATATAAAGGATAAAGATTTAAAAAAAGATATAATAAAATTAGATAATTATAGAATTTTTCAAATTGATAATTTAAAGAAAAAATTTGATGTAAATATAGATAAAAATATAGAAGATAAGATTAATGCTAATATTAAATATAAAATAAACCCTAAATTTAAAAATATTTTAAGAAATTATCAAGTCGATGGAGTAAAGTGGCTACTAAAACTTAGATATATGGAATTAAATGGAATACTTGCTGATGATATGGGGCTGGGAAAGAGTTTACAAACCATTGCATATTTGGGATCAGTAAAAAGAACGAAGCCATCTATAATAGTTTGTCCGGCTTCTCTAATATTCAACTGGAAAAATGAATTTGAAAAATTTAACAAAGAAGAAATAATTCTTCCTATTCATGGTTCTAAGGAAGAGAGGGATATAGAAATATCTAGTATTGACAGTCAAATAGTAATAACTTCATATGACTATTTAAAAAGGGATATTGATTTATATGAGAAAATTGAATTTGATACCATTATAATAGATGAAGCTCAATATATAAAAAATCATAATACAAAGGCTTCTCATTCAATTAAAAGATTAAAATCTAAATATAAAATTGCTCTTACAGGAACGCCAATAGAAAATTCATTGTCAGAGTTATGGTCAATTTTTGATTTTATAATGAGAGGTTATCTATTTAAATATGATTATTTCACAAAAAGGTATGAAAGGCCAATAGTATTGGATAAAAATGAAGATTTAAGTAGTAGATTAAAATATATGGTTGAGCCATTTATATTGAGAAGATTAAAATGTCAGGTTTTAAATGAGCTTCCTGAAAAAATTGAAAATAATTTGTATATAGATATGAGTCAAAAAGAAAGAGATTTGTATAAGGCAAATTTATTTCAATTGAGTACGCAAATTGCCAGTAATACCGATAGCAAAGGAAATAAATTGCAGATTTTGAGTATGCTTACAAGATTAAGACAAATTTGTATTGATCCTAGGCTTTTGTATTCAAATATTAATAAGAATTCATCAAAAATACAAGCTTGTATGGAACTGGTTAAACAATGTATAGAAAATAACAAAAAAATAATATTATTTTCAACTTTCACTAGTGTATTAGATCTAATAATAGATGAATGCGAAAAGAAAAATATTGATTATCTACTTTTGACAGGTTCTACTAATAAATCGGATAGAAAGAAAAATGTAGATTTGTTCCAAGAAGGTAATATCCCATTATTTTTAATATCTTTAAAAGCAGGAGGAACTGGATTAAATCTTACAGAGGCTAGTGTAGTAATACATATTGATCCTTGGTGGAATGTATCAGCACAAAATCAAGCAACTGACAGAGCTTATAGAATAGGTCAAAGAAATAAAGTTCAAGTGTATAATTTAATCACAAAAAACACAATAGAAGAAAAAATATTAAAAATGCAAGCGAATAAAAAAGAAATTAGTGATAATTTTATTGAGTCATCTTTTGGAAGTTTTTATAAGATGAATACTGACGAATTGATGGATTTATTTACAATGGAATAA
- a CDS encoding segregation and condensation protein A — MDYSLQLNKYEGPMDLLFDLINKNQIDIKDISMVEITDQYVEYVNTMKNFDLNFASDFIAMASKLLEIKSRYILYMKNRDSENQVEDPRLELVQKIEEYKKYRMLSDLLEEKLSYMDHRFYREQEITYLEDEDKDLDYDLSKVNIEEIENILPYILKSMEKSINQHSNVKIEKKLEEIVKNKIIPVEGKIEEIRKKLAKNSSFTFDKFVKNSSKNEIIAEFLALLELIKLKEIIINQDKFCDEIIVKRKAGSIHEEK, encoded by the coding sequence ATGGATTATAGTTTGCAATTGAATAAGTATGAAGGACCTATGGACTTACTATTTGATCTTATAAATAAGAATCAAATAGATATTAAGGATATTTCAATGGTCGAAATAACAGATCAGTATGTAGAGTATGTAAATACCATGAAAAATTTTGATTTGAATTTTGCGAGTGATTTTATAGCTATGGCCTCTAAACTTCTAGAAATTAAGTCTAGGTACATACTTTATATGAAGAATAGGGACTCTGAAAATCAAGTTGAGGATCCACGTCTTGAGCTTGTTCAGAAAATAGAAGAGTATAAAAAATATAGGATGCTTAGTGATTTATTGGAAGAAAAATTATCCTATATGGACCATAGATTCTATAGAGAACAAGAAATAACTTATTTAGAAGATGAAGACAAGGATTTGGATTATGATTTAAGTAAAGTTAATATTGAGGAAATAGAAAATATTTTACCTTACATTTTAAAATCTATGGAAAAGAGTATAAACCAACATTCTAATGTTAAAATTGAGAAAAAACTTGAGGAAATAGTAAAAAATAAAATTATTCCGGTAGAAGGTAAAATTGAAGAAATAAGAAAAAAACTTGCAAAAAATTCTTCATTTACTTTTGATAAATTTGTGAAAAACTCTAGTAAAAATGAAATTATAGCTGAATTTTTAGCCCTGTTAGAATTAATAAAACTTAAAGAAATAATTATTAATCAAGATAAATTTTGTGATGAAATAATAGTTAAAAGAAAGGCGGGATCTATACATGAGGAGAAGTGA
- the ruvX gene encoding Holliday junction resolvase RuvX, translating to MLSGRIMGLDIGNNTIGVAVSDLMGMTAQGVTTIKRKSKKEDIEELKKIISEKQVNLIVSGLPKNMNGSVGPQAEKVIKLCDYIKEETGLEIEFWDERLTTVSAEKMLISGDVSRKNRKKVIDKLAAVLILQNYLDFKKF from the coding sequence ATGTTATCAGGTAGGATAATGGGATTAGATATAGGTAACAATACCATTGGTGTAGCAGTAAGTGATTTAATGGGTATGACTGCTCAAGGTGTTACTACTATAAAAAGAAAAAGTAAAAAAGAAGATATAGAAGAGCTAAAAAAGATAATCTCGGAAAAGCAGGTAAATTTGATAGTATCAGGTTTACCAAAAAATATGAATGGTAGTGTTGGTCCCCAAGCAGAAAAAGTAATTAAACTTTGTGATTATATAAAAGAGGAAACAGGTTTAGAAATAGAATTTTGGGATGAAAGACTAACAACTGTTTCAGCAGAAAAGATGCTAATAAGTGGAGATGTCAGTAGAAAAAATAGAAAGAAAGTTATCGATAAATTAGCTGCAGTATTAATATTACAAAATTATTTAGACTTCAAAAAGTTCTAA
- a CDS encoding ribonuclease J: MTKNNNDKIKIIPLGGLNEIGKNMTVIEYRDEIIVIDAGLSFPEDELLGIDIVIPDVTYLQKNIDKVKGIFITHGHEDHIGAMPYILKKLNVPVYGSALSIELIRVKLKEHRINNAKLNIISPRKQIKLKNMSVEFIKVTHSIPDAYSIAVHTDQGVIYHTGDFKIDLTPIDGQMMDIHRICQISDEEGILVMMADSTNADKEGSTMSEKRVGAGLDMLFKKASDSRIIVATFASNIHRLQQITEVAKTYGRKVAVSGRSMVNIVGVAKELGYITDDENIIDLNDIHKYKDNELVIITTGSQGEPMSALARMANAEHKKVEIKKGDLVIISAHPIPGNEKTVSKVINFLLEKGADVVSSDIADIHVSGHARRDELKLMQAFAKPKYFLPVHGEYKMLKRHAELAKETGTKEENIFIISNGETFEVNANSARRGQRVTSGRILVDGLGVGDVGNIVLRDRKHLSEDGLMTIVVTLSKEDGRILAGPDIISRGFVYVRESEGLMDGAKDIITNIFERCEDKNIKEWAYIKNTIKEELRDYLYIKTKRNPMILPILMEV, translated from the coding sequence TTGACGAAAAATAATAATGATAAAATAAAAATAATACCACTAGGCGGTCTGAATGAAATTGGTAAAAATATGACTGTTATAGAGTATAGGGACGAAATAATAGTTATAGACGCTGGACTTAGCTTTCCAGAAGATGAGCTATTAGGGATTGATATAGTAATACCAGATGTTACTTATCTACAAAAAAACATTGACAAGGTAAAGGGCATATTTATTACGCACGGTCATGAGGACCATATAGGCGCAATGCCATATATCTTAAAAAAATTAAATGTTCCTGTGTACGGATCTGCTTTAAGTATTGAGTTAATAAGAGTTAAATTGAAGGAACATAGAATTAATAATGCAAAACTTAATATAATCAGTCCAAGAAAACAGATAAAATTAAAGAATATGTCTGTTGAATTCATTAAGGTAACACATTCGATACCTGATGCTTACTCTATAGCTGTTCATACTGATCAAGGTGTAATATATCATACTGGAGATTTTAAGATTGATTTAACACCTATTGATGGACAGATGATGGATATACACAGAATATGTCAAATTAGTGATGAAGAAGGTATATTAGTAATGATGGCAGATAGTACTAATGCAGATAAAGAAGGCAGTACTATGTCTGAAAAAAGAGTAGGTGCTGGACTAGATATGTTATTTAAAAAAGCATCTGATAGTAGGATAATTGTGGCTACATTTGCATCTAATATACATAGATTACAACAGATTACTGAGGTTGCAAAAACTTATGGACGTAAGGTAGCTGTATCTGGAAGATCTATGGTAAATATAGTTGGTGTTGCAAAAGAATTAGGATATATAACTGATGACGAAAATATAATTGATTTAAATGATATACACAAATACAAAGACAATGAATTGGTAATTATCACGACTGGATCACAAGGAGAACCGATGTCAGCTCTTGCAAGGATGGCAAATGCTGAACATAAAAAGGTTGAAATTAAAAAGGGTGACCTAGTAATAATATCAGCACATCCAATACCAGGAAATGAAAAGACAGTTTCTAAGGTGATAAATTTCTTACTTGAAAAGGGAGCCGATGTTGTGTCAAGTGACATTGCAGATATACATGTATCTGGTCATGCGAGAAGGGATGAATTGAAATTAATGCAGGCGTTTGCAAAACCAAAATATTTCTTACCTGTACACGGTGAGTATAAAATGTTAAAAAGACATGCTGAGCTTGCCAAAGAAACAGGTACAAAAGAAGAAAATATATTTATAATATCTAACGGAGAGACATTTGAAGTCAATGCTAATTCTGCTAGAAGGGGTCAAAGAGTTACATCAGGTAGAATATTAGTAGATGGACTTGGTGTAGGAGATGTAGGTAATATAGTTCTAAGAGATAGAAAACATTTATCAGAAGATGGATTGATGACTATTGTTGTAACACTATCTAAAGAAGATGGTAGAATATTAGCAGGTCCAGATATTATTTCTAGAGGATTCGTATATGTCAGAGAGTCTGAAGGATTAATGGATGGAGCTAAAGATATAATCACTAATATATTTGAACGTTGTGAAGATAAAAATATAAAGGAATGGGCTTATATCAAAAATACTATAAAAGAAGAGTTAAGGGATTATTTATATATTAAGACAAAGAGGAACCCTATGATACTACCTATATTAATGGAAGTATAA